The window AGTGAGGGTTCCTTGATTTCCAGTGTGTCATTTTCGGGTTTTGAAAAATTCAATCCTCCTGATTCATTGTACTGGTGAAAGGTGTCAATTTGATTCAAATCAGCCTTGATTTCCACAATCGGTCGATAAAACAACCCCATGCCAAACGTTGAGAACAGATAGGGAAACAAAACTCCATATTCATCAAAGGTATAATCTGCTGTGATGGAATATTCTCTGGTTCCTCCAATATTTTCTTCAGAGGCATAGTTATTCCACTGAATACTGGTGTTGGAATATTTCAATTGATATTTCATGTCCACCAGGCGCCGGTTGAGTTTCACACCCACATACATTTTGTCCAGAAAAGGGTATCCCAGAACTGCTGATGTGGTGAAGGTGCTGATATCCGTGTTAAAATCCAGATCACTTTGAGACTGAGATGAATATACCACCTCGCCATTATTGAAATAATCATAGACTGATCCAGATTGTTTCGACTGATAAGTATATTGTTCCAGGGTAACTGTCTGCTCAAAGCCGATGGATCCACCTGTACCTGGAATAATCACAGATCCTTCAGCATGATTAAACTGTCCTGTGTTATAGACTGTTTCAGCAAGTGGTGTGGTTTTTTGCAAATTGTCAGTGTTAAAACTAATCACTTCATATTGGGTATGGACCTGATCGACGGCACTCACGGAGGCCGGATTGATGGTCATGGTATTGTTGCTCACTCCTCCCGTAAACTCTTTCAGACCTGCGCCTATCACTGGATGCACCATCCCTGTGATGATTAAAACAGTCAGAATTTTTGATACAAATGGTTTTCGCATGACGCGAACCTTCCACAATTTAGTGAAAAAACAGAAATAGTGCTCTTCTTTGGTATCGGGAAAAATGCGGGAATCTTGAACATAAACGATAAATATAGTACTCAGAATCAGGTTTTTCCTGGCATGTTCCTTGCGACATAAAAAATTGAGAAAATTGATAGGCTTTAATTTTTATGCCAGGAGGCTGTCCGAAAATAGACTTCTGTTGGCAAAGAGCCAGTAACCGGGGTTGGTTTTTTTTCACCTGAATCAAATACACTCCCTGGTATTGATGAATCTGGGCGGTCGTTTCAGGATTACAATACAAGGCATCCAACGTTATTTTTTTGTCCCTTCAAGACTGAAGATTCCAGAAGAAAACGCACTATCAGTATTTCACTGTTCTTGATCCCTTGCATTATAGTCGGGTACTTAATGGTTTAGTTTTTATTTTTTTTTTGATATGGCCTTGAAGTACAGGTCAAATCCATGCTGTTTTTCAATTCTTAAACGCAAAGGCTCCCATGAAATCCAGAATTATGATTGTTTCAGGTTTTTTAGTTTTAACCATGGCGATTGTGTATCTTCTCACAGGACTACAACCGGGGGAGGACGCTCCTGTTACTGAATCGGAAAAAGTCGAACCCTATACTGAAACCGAACTCATCGTTTATACTGCCGTCGAACAGGATGATCTGAAACGCTATTCCGAAGCGTTCAATGAAGACCATCCGGAAATACAGGTTCGCTGGATTCAGGATTCGACCGGGATCATCACAAATCGTCTGATCGCTGAAAAAAAGCATCCACAGGCGGATGTTGTCTGGGGCTTATCCGCCATCAGTCTGATGGTGTTGAAAGAACAGGATTTGTTACAACCCTATGCGCCCAGAGGCGTTGAAAAACTGGATAAAAAATTTGTTGACCCAAGTGCGGAAATCGCCTGGACAGGCATGGATGCCTGGGTGGCAACCATTTGTTATCATCCTGAAACACTGACCGGCAAAGGCCTCACCCCACCTCACTCATGGCAGGATCTGGCTGATGCCCGCTTTGAAGGTTTGATCACCATGCCCAATCCGGTGAGTTCCGGAACAGGCTTCATGAATGTTTCTGCCTGGTTACAAATATTTGGCGAGGAAAAAGGCTGGGAATTCATGGATGCCCTGCACCGGAACATCGGCTGGTACACACGTTCCGGTTCAATGCCCTGCCAGTTGGTCGC is drawn from SAR324 cluster bacterium and contains these coding sequences:
- a CDS encoding putative 2-aminoethylphosphonate ABC transporter substrate-binding protein, whose translation is MAIVYLLTGLQPGEDAPVTESEKVEPYTETELIVYTAVEQDDLKRYSEAFNEDHPEIQVRWIQDSTGIITNRLIAEKKHPQADVVWGLSAISLMVLKEQDLLQPYAPRGVEKLDKKFVDPSAEIAWTGMDAWVATICYHPETLTGKGLTPPHSWQDLADARFEGLITMPNPVSSGTGFMNVSAWLQIFGEEKGWEFMDALHRNIGWYTRSGSMPCQLVASGAIAIGVSFAYRGAQLKATGVPIELITPTEGVGWDMEASAIIRGTSKLEAAKVLMDWSVSEKANALYNQNYAVIAMPGLAKPVPGYPENIQAAMIKNDFQYAAQNRKSILEEWQRRYGAKTQVE